One Lactobacillus sp. ESL0785 DNA window includes the following coding sequences:
- a CDS encoding NAD(P)-dependent oxidoreductase, whose protein sequence is MKVLLYNMTPEQMFYVKQWREEHPEDDIETTEEILDASTVDEAKDFDCVSLMQVVDIDEEEVYKKLASFGIKQIALRSVGYNIINWDYVHKYDLFVTNTPAYSPRAVAENVLTSAMYLLRNWGQIFYNEQHDLNFVREENLMSDEIYNKTVGIIGLGRIGSAVAEIFSSLGAKVIGNDLIENPANEAFLEYTDFDTVIQNADILTLHTPLDPSIVDMISAKQFKEMKNSAIIINAARGPLINTQDLVEALKEHEIAGAALDVLTEENDFFMKKFNDISELPQTYQELAKMPNVVVTPHSAYYTKTSVKNMIVHSLTDIKRVLNGQKPVYLVEL, encoded by the coding sequence ATGAAAGTTTTACTGTATAATATGACACCAGAGCAAATGTTTTACGTTAAGCAATGGCGTGAAGAACATCCAGAAGATGATATCGAAACAACTGAAGAAATTTTGGATGCGTCAACAGTTGATGAGGCTAAGGACTTTGACTGTGTAAGTTTAATGCAAGTTGTTGATATTGATGAAGAGGAAGTTTATAAGAAGCTGGCTTCATTTGGGATTAAACAAATTGCTTTGCGTTCAGTTGGTTACAATATTATTAATTGGGATTACGTTCATAAATATGATTTGTTCGTTACCAACACACCAGCATATTCACCGCGTGCTGTTGCTGAAAACGTATTGACTTCTGCAATGTATTTGTTGCGTAACTGGGGACAAATCTTCTATAACGAACAGCATGATTTAAATTTTGTTCGTGAAGAAAACTTAATGAGTGACGAAATTTACAATAAGACAGTCGGGATTATTGGCTTGGGTCGAATTGGGTCTGCTGTTGCCGAAATTTTTAGTTCTTTGGGAGCTAAGGTTATTGGAAATGATTTGATTGAAAATCCTGCTAATGAAGCTTTTCTTGAATATACTGATTTTGACACCGTTATTCAGAATGCAGACATTTTGACTTTGCATACGCCACTTGATCCGTCAATTGTTGATATGATTAGTGCTAAGCAGTTTAAGGAAATGAAGAATAGCGCAATTATAATTAATGCAGCACGGGGACCGTTGATTAATACTCAAGACTTAGTTGAAGCTCTAAAAGAGCACGAAATTGCTGGTGCTGCTTTAGATGTTTTGACTGAGGAAAATGACTTCTTTATGAAGAAATTCAATGATATTTCGGAATTGCCGCAGACTTATCAAGAATTGGCGAAAATGCCGAATGTTGTCGTAACACCACACTCTGCTTACTATACTAAGACTTCGGTTAAAAATATGATTGTTCATAGCTTGACTGATATTAAACGGGTATTAAACGGACAAAAGCCGGTTTATCTTGTTGAATTGTAA
- a CDS encoding GH25 family lysozyme produces the protein MKRFHHKYTLPAILMMLLIVVSLLLVGLANFKKQTTLPPDANSSAIGVELNQSYGYVDLHELQANGISFVYLRSTQGRSYFDDDYLSYRDQILGTKLAFGTSIAYSNESTPQEHYRYFVKKVGGDTGSLPILIEPAVSERKLSYIKQMAAFTRILERSGKLVMVDLAVKYKSYFPADVKFMTDSKKEPNKLQYSFWRYTNNGRVNNVHELESGGVAMLAYNGTVAQYKQKYGQLTQ, from the coding sequence ATGAAGAGGTTTCATCATAAATATACACTGCCAGCTATTTTAATGATGCTGCTAATTGTGGTGAGTCTTCTTTTAGTAGGCTTGGCTAATTTTAAAAAGCAAACGACGCTCCCACCAGATGCTAATTCTAGTGCAATTGGCGTGGAATTGAACCAAAGTTATGGCTATGTTGATTTGCATGAATTACAGGCTAATGGAATTTCTTTTGTTTATTTGCGCAGCACACAGGGCAGGTCATATTTTGATGATGATTATCTATCTTATCGCGATCAAATTTTGGGGACGAAGCTGGCTTTTGGAACAAGCATTGCTTATAGTAATGAGTCAACTCCGCAAGAACACTATCGCTATTTTGTAAAAAAGGTCGGCGGGGATACGGGCAGTTTACCGATTTTAATTGAACCAGCTGTAAGTGAGCGTAAATTAAGCTATATTAAGCAAATGGCTGCCTTTACCCGAATCCTTGAGCGCAGCGGTAAGTTGGTAATGGTTGATTTGGCGGTTAAGTATAAGTCGTATTTTCCAGCAGACGTCAAGTTTATGACGGATAGTAAGAAAGAACCGAATAAATTACAGTATTCATTTTGGCGGTACACAAATAATGGTCGGGTAAATAATGTACATGAACTAGAAAGTGGTGGCGTTGCAATGCTGGCATATAATGGTACGGTAGCACAATATAAACAGAAATATGGACAATTAACACAATAA
- a CDS encoding DEAD/DEAH box helicase encodes MMKQEIITVLNKLGLTKPTLIQQETQTAILNGASLVALAKTGTGKTLAYALPALERVISGEPNSLVIIAPTTELAVQIRHAINPFIHALGLTGVSLVGAGNRKRQEDNLKKKHPEVVVATPGRFFDFFSSNRIKVDQIKTLVIDEADDILEFSKMELLSSLGQNMASDAQILLFGATESEITQSAEEIFGRVFLLIDVRSRQATTVKNYFLQIDNAHKIDFVQRLTRLDHFKGILFFDSNQTMMRFAGIFAHTKTKFTLLANEFGKEKREQALCDLKTGKTGLLLATDLAARGLDIPGVTYVINFDLPSDRNTYLHRAGRTGRMGANGYVVTLGDDHDFRDLKKLLDAEVDLERVYFAGFRLTPELPKKKKKKKLVASAAAKEVVTPIKKKKHQKHKNKNKGYHPHYLKKKEQK; translated from the coding sequence ATAATGAAACAAGAAATCATAACAGTCTTAAACAAATTGGGCTTAACTAAGCCGACTTTAATTCAACAAGAAACCCAAACTGCCATTTTAAATGGTGCAAGCTTGGTGGCACTGGCAAAAACAGGTACAGGAAAAACACTGGCCTATGCTTTGCCAGCTCTAGAACGGGTCATTTCTGGAGAACCAAATAGTCTCGTGATTATTGCCCCGACAACTGAGCTGGCGGTGCAGATTAGACATGCCATTAATCCTTTTATTCATGCTTTGGGATTAACTGGGGTGAGTTTGGTGGGCGCTGGTAACCGTAAGCGTCAAGAAGATAATTTAAAAAAGAAACATCCGGAAGTTGTTGTAGCTACACCAGGCCGCTTTTTTGATTTCTTTTCAAGTAACCGAATTAAAGTTGATCAGATTAAAACTTTGGTAATTGATGAAGCTGACGATATTTTAGAATTTAGTAAAATGGAGCTGCTTAGTTCTTTAGGGCAGAATATGGCTTCTGATGCTCAAATTCTGTTATTTGGTGCGACCGAATCAGAGATTACACAAAGTGCTGAAGAAATTTTTGGTCGGGTGTTCTTATTGATTGATGTCCGCTCAAGGCAAGCAACAACGGTAAAAAATTATTTTTTGCAAATTGATAATGCTCATAAAATTGATTTTGTCCAGCGGTTGACACGTCTTGATCATTTTAAAGGTATATTATTTTTTGATTCTAACCAAACAATGATGCGTTTTGCTGGTATCTTTGCCCATACGAAGACTAAGTTTACATTGTTGGCGAATGAATTTGGCAAAGAAAAAAGAGAACAAGCATTATGTGACTTAAAAACTGGGAAAACAGGCTTGCTGCTAGCGACAGATTTAGCAGCGCGGGGGCTTGATATTCCAGGTGTCACTTATGTTATTAATTTTGATCTTCCTAGTGATCGCAATACTTACTTACATCGAGCTGGGCGTACAGGTCGGATGGGTGCTAATGGTTATGTTGTAACTTTGGGAGATGACCATGATTTTCGTGATTTAAAGAAGCTATTAGATGCTGAAGTTGACTTAGAGCGCGTATATTTTGCTGGATTTAGGTTAACGCCTGAACTGCCCAAGAAGAAAAAAAAGAAGAAGCTTGTGGCCTCAGCTGCGGCTAAAGAAGTCGTTACGCCAATTAAAAAGAAGAAGCACCAAAAGCATAAGAATAAAAATAAGGGATATCATCCCCATTATTTAAAGAAAAAGGAGCAAAAATGA
- a CDS encoding PTS transporter subunit EIIC, whose translation MSRLVAWLEDYVLPLASKIGQVRWLVALRDAFISVMPITIAGSMAVLIKSLIAAAKTNLGWKAFAWTMQPLVLISDVVWRGTFALFALFLALSLGYHLAKSFEVDSLAGAIVSLSSLAMSIANLTKLQVNSKVIFLPHAFDIEQFSTTGIFTAILFGTIGVSIYAMCFKARIMIHLETNLPYAEQRAFDSLVPAIIAIFGVGAINFVFQSVTGTFFGNWLLHTIQWPLVRMGQGFGMVMLVTLLVQIFWFFGINGLSVMAPMLDSIWLTAQNVNITAVRNGKAAPLLWARSSFDVFAWFGGAGGTLMLIIAILLFSKRSDYRTIAKVALAPGIFNINEPVVLGLPVVLNPVYFIPFILAPLVNVAFSYWVTMMGLVNPVQAAVPAVMPPILGPFLACNYDWRAIVLSIINMLIALAIWTPFVFAADKLADTNSPRPYYTRQY comes from the coding sequence ATGAGTCGATTAGTAGCCTGGCTGGAGGATTATGTTTTACCGCTGGCAAGTAAAATTGGTCAGGTGCGTTGGCTGGTTGCATTGCGGGATGCCTTTATCTCAGTAATGCCAATTACAATTGCAGGTTCAATGGCCGTTCTAATTAAGAGCTTAATTGCTGCTGCAAAGACAAATTTAGGTTGGAAAGCTTTTGCTTGGACAATGCAACCGTTAGTGTTAATCAGTGACGTTGTTTGGCGGGGAACTTTTGCCTTATTTGCACTTTTTTTAGCATTATCATTAGGTTATCACTTGGCTAAAAGTTTCGAAGTTGATTCACTTGCAGGTGCAATTGTTTCTTTGTCGTCTTTAGCAATGAGTATTGCTAATTTAACTAAATTGCAAGTTAATAGCAAAGTGATTTTCTTACCACATGCTTTTGATATTGAACAGTTTTCGACAACGGGAATTTTTACAGCAATTTTATTTGGCACAATTGGAGTGTCGATTTATGCAATGTGCTTTAAAGCCCGTATAATGATTCATTTGGAAACTAATTTGCCATATGCTGAACAGCGTGCTTTTGATTCACTTGTACCAGCAATTATTGCAATTTTTGGTGTTGGGGCAATTAATTTTGTTTTTCAATCAGTGACGGGGACCTTTTTTGGTAATTGGTTGCTGCATACAATTCAATGGCCGCTGGTCAGAATGGGGCAAGGGTTTGGCATGGTAATGCTGGTTACCTTATTAGTACAAATTTTTTGGTTCTTTGGCATTAATGGCTTAAGTGTAATGGCACCGATGCTTGATTCAATCTGGCTGACTGCGCAAAATGTTAATATTACAGCAGTTCGTAACGGTAAAGCTGCACCATTATTGTGGGCGCGTAGTTCCTTTGATGTTTTTGCTTGGTTCGGCGGTGCTGGTGGCACGTTGATGCTGATTATCGCGATCCTACTTTTTTCTAAACGTAGTGATTATCGTACCATTGCCAAGGTAGCATTAGCCCCCGGAATTTTTAATATTAATGAACCAGTTGTTTTAGGTTTGCCAGTAGTTCTTAATCCCGTCTACTTTATTCCATTTATTCTTGCGCCGTTAGTTAATGTTGCTTTTTCTTATTGGGTGACGATGATGGGGTTAGTTAATCCGGTGCAAGCAGCGGTTCCGGCAGTTATGCCGCCAATTCTCGGTCCGTTTTTGGCTTGCAATTATGATTGGCGGGCAATTGTCTTGAGCATCATTAATATGTTAATTGCTTTAGCAATCTGGACGCCGTTTGTATTTGCCGCTGACAAGTTAGCAGATACAAACAGCCCGCGGCCATATTATACAAGACAATATTAG
- a CDS encoding type II toxin-antitoxin system HicB family antitoxin, translating into MQNLLAYPVIIWPAENGYNVLVPDFGKNGLATQGTDLDNAIYMANDLIGCMLADTTDYPEATPLDKVVIPHEAKNAITTMIPINIKEYGYQTAKTVKKIDY; encoded by the coding sequence ATGCAGAATTTATTGGCTTACCCAGTAATTATTTGGCCAGCTGAAAACGGCTATAATGTTCTAGTACCAGATTTTGGGAAAAATGGATTAGCTACTCAAGGAACTGATTTAGATAATGCTATTTATATGGCAAACGATTTAATTGGCTGCATGCTAGCTGATACTACTGATTATCCTGAAGCTACACCACTTGATAAAGTTGTAATTCCTCATGAAGCTAAAAATGCTATTACAACGATGATCCCAATTAACATTAAAGAATACGGATATCAAACAGCTAAAACTGTTAAGAAAATAGATTATTAA
- a CDS encoding type II toxin-antitoxin system HicB family antitoxin encodes MYPVIITEVTDEDGHYFCVSSPNIKGMVTQSDTFEDAVSWAEDAIATMIEGEEYPEPQDPKNWELEPNESIVYVTVDMEKWLQDK; translated from the coding sequence ATTTATCCAGTTATTATTACTGAAGTAACTGATGAAGACGGTCATTATTTTTGTGTAAGTTCGCCAAATATAAAAGGCATGGTTACTCAAAGTGACACTTTTGAAGATGCGGTGTCTTGGGCAGAAGACGCCATTGCCACTATGATTGAGGGTGAAGAATATCCTGAGCCACAAGACCCAAAGAATTGGGAATTAGAACCTAATGAAAGCATAGTTTATGTCACTGTTGACATGGAAAAATGGTTACAGGACAAGTAA
- a CDS encoding SHOCT domain-containing protein: MTSARVNSAYSQLEHVISILDTWQDYETEKKQKKKQTNDIMKELINYKALLEADIITKEDFDAKKKQLLDL; the protein is encoded by the coding sequence ATGACCAGTGCTCGTGTCAATAGCGCATATTCTCAATTAGAACACGTAATTTCCATTCTTGATACTTGGCAGGATTATGAAACAGAAAAAAAGCAAAAAAAGAAACAAACTAACGACATCATGAAAGAACTAATAAACTATAAAGCATTATTAGAAGCTGATATTATTACCAAAGAAGATTTTGATGCTAAAAAGAAACAATTATTAGATCTTTAA
- a CDS encoding PRD domain-containing protein — MRVVRKLNNNVVIAEEEGEKVIVFGKGIGFNLKANDTVPKARIDQIFWNKKTKNSKEFDRLLNNTRPEYFEICNEIVQIAQKRLKQKFDSSFYFALLDHLQQAVKRLLAGVDLPNFLLSDISRFYAQEYEIGLEALGIVNRYLKISLPKDEAGFIAFHIVNYEDGSGQIGAQKAMTLIHEVFNIVKYQLLLDIDEQSFAYQRFLTHLKFFSQRLLSTDTEEKRPVDTHMYDYIKTAYHESYECAEQVAKFIKKKYGKQVENSELMYLAIHIHEIYINSTVKK; from the coding sequence TTGAGAGTTGTAAGAAAACTAAATAATAATGTGGTCATCGCTGAAGAAGAAGGAGAAAAAGTTATTGTATTTGGAAAGGGAATTGGTTTTAATTTAAAAGCCAATGATACTGTTCCAAAGGCTAGAATAGACCAAATCTTTTGGAATAAAAAAACAAAAAATTCAAAAGAATTTGATCGCCTTTTAAACAATACTAGACCTGAATACTTTGAAATTTGTAATGAGATAGTTCAAATTGCACAAAAGCGGCTTAAACAGAAATTTGATAGTAGTTTTTATTTTGCCTTGCTAGATCATTTACAACAAGCAGTTAAAAGACTACTAGCAGGTGTAGATTTACCCAACTTTTTGTTAAGTGATATCAGTCGTTTTTATGCGCAAGAATATGAAATTGGCTTAGAAGCTTTAGGAATTGTAAATCGCTATTTAAAAATCAGCTTACCTAAAGATGAAGCGGGCTTTATTGCTTTTCATATTGTGAACTATGAAGATGGCAGTGGGCAAATTGGCGCGCAAAAGGCGATGACTTTGATACACGAAGTGTTTAATATCGTGAAGTATCAATTGCTTTTAGATATTGATGAGCAAAGTTTTGCTTATCAAAGGTTTTTGACGCATCTAAAGTTCTTTTCACAGCGTTTGTTATCTACTGATACAGAAGAAAAACGGCCCGTAGATACACACATGTATGACTACATTAAAACGGCCTATCATGAAAGTTATGAATGTGCTGAACAAGTCGCAAAATTTATCAAGAAGAAATACGGTAAACAGGTTGAAAATTCTGAATTGATGTATTTGGCGATTCACATTCATGAAATTTATATAAACTCAACGGTTAAAAAATAA
- a CDS encoding glucose PTS transporter subunit IIA, producing the protein MAKRNIPELAKKIIAAVGGKENIELADHCSTRVRMYLTDRAKVDEKALNRINEVVGIDKSTEQYQVVIGTYVEEVVDEINRQIGGGARKNEHKEKTSLNPIKLIEKFMQLLARIFAPIVPALSVAGFVKVIQILLQMTGIITTTSSTYIILNTLTDAVFYFLPVYLAITSAKLFDTNVVLAVVLACFILHPDMTTLLASKKALTFFGIPVIKTAYSSSVVPIILSVWIMSKLDKWLNKIIPDALKNFLKPLSLVLIMAIILLTAAGPLGQVLSNYISIAVQWMSNNMGAIAVPIITAVGPIISMGGMHLALVPLAVQSIAKVGFDKIINVWFLCNTVASGGVALATFLKTKQNKLKSIAGPAALAGLFGGISEPSLYGIEYKMKRPFVAKVIGATVAGVYAGFTGLKAYAFGGYSITALAAYLGNAHDMPNFINACITAAISIGVSFILTLVLGFDDSSFAEDASDSDDEKATESVETSAEEFTAVAKGQYVPMAEINDNVFAQGTLGQAYGVISEDGKIYAPCAGKVTMVFKTKHAIGITSEHGAEVLIHIGIDSVNLNGKGITNLVETGQTVKVGQLIAEYDKQVFADNNIDDTTIVAITNSTSYKKISFSTVTSPLTLDTKIMATEI; encoded by the coding sequence ATGGCAAAACGAAATATTCCTGAACTAGCTAAAAAAATCATTGCAGCTGTGGGCGGAAAAGAAAATATTGAGTTAGCAGATCACTGCTCAACCAGGGTCAGAATGTATCTGACTGATCGTGCTAAGGTTGATGAAAAAGCTTTAAACAGGATTAACGAGGTAGTCGGGATTGATAAGAGTACTGAGCAATATCAAGTTGTAATTGGTACTTATGTTGAAGAAGTAGTAGATGAAATTAATCGCCAAATAGGTGGTGGTGCAAGAAAAAATGAACATAAAGAAAAAACTAGCTTGAACCCAATTAAGTTAATTGAAAAGTTTATGCAATTGTTGGCTAGAATTTTTGCACCGATTGTTCCGGCATTATCAGTAGCTGGTTTTGTTAAGGTTATTCAAATCTTGTTACAGATGACAGGGATAATAACGACAACCAGTTCTACATACATAATTCTTAACACTCTAACTGATGCAGTTTTTTATTTTTTACCGGTTTATCTAGCAATAACATCAGCTAAATTGTTTGATACTAATGTGGTTCTAGCTGTAGTTCTGGCTTGCTTTATTCTGCATCCCGATATGACAACTCTACTGGCATCCAAAAAAGCACTAACTTTCTTTGGCATCCCAGTAATAAAAACGGCCTACAGCAGCTCAGTAGTTCCAATAATCCTGTCGGTTTGGATTATGAGTAAACTCGACAAGTGGCTCAATAAAATCATTCCTGACGCGTTAAAGAATTTCTTGAAGCCATTAAGCTTGGTGCTAATTATGGCAATCATTCTGTTAACTGCAGCTGGTCCTTTGGGACAAGTTCTGAGTAATTACATCTCTATTGCTGTTCAGTGGATGTCTAATAATATGGGAGCTATTGCGGTTCCAATTATTACGGCAGTTGGACCAATTATCTCGATGGGTGGCATGCACCTCGCATTAGTTCCACTTGCTGTGCAATCAATTGCTAAGGTTGGCTTCGATAAGATTATTAATGTTTGGTTCTTGTGCAATACGGTTGCATCTGGTGGTGTTGCTTTAGCAACTTTCTTAAAAACTAAGCAAAATAAATTAAAGAGTATTGCCGGTCCAGCGGCTTTAGCTGGTTTATTTGGTGGAATAAGTGAACCATCACTTTACGGTATTGAGTATAAAATGAAGCGACCATTCGTTGCCAAAGTAATAGGTGCAACTGTTGCTGGTGTTTACGCTGGCTTTACTGGCTTAAAGGCTTATGCCTTTGGTGGTTATTCGATTACTGCTTTGGCAGCTTACTTAGGTAATGCTCATGATATGCCTAACTTTATTAACGCTTGTATCACAGCAGCGATTTCAATTGGTGTTTCCTTTATCTTAACTTTGGTCTTAGGCTTTGATGATTCTAGTTTTGCAGAAGATGCTAGCGATAGTGATGATGAAAAAGCTACGGAAAGTGTAGAAACAAGTGCTGAGGAGTTTACAGCAGTAGCTAAAGGACAATATGTTCCGATGGCAGAAATCAACGATAATGTGTTTGCTCAGGGTACTTTAGGTCAGGCTTACGGTGTTATTTCCGAAGATGGTAAAATTTATGCTCCTTGTGCAGGTAAAGTCACAATGGTCTTTAAGACTAAACATGCGATTGGTATTACTAGTGAACATGGTGCCGAAGTTTTAATTCATATTGGTATTGACTCGGTAAATCTTAACGGCAAAGGTATTACTAACTTGGTTGAAACAGGTCAGACGGTAAAGGTAGGTCAGTTAATAGCTGAATACGATAAACAGGTATTTGCGGACAATAATATTGACGATACTACAATTGTAGCGATTACCAATTCCACCAGCTATAAGAAAATTAGCTTTTCTACAGTAACAAGTCCACTTACCCTTGATACTAAGATAATGGCGACAGAAATTTAA